A DNA window from Sphingomonas profundi contains the following coding sequences:
- the rpe gene encoding ribulose-phosphate 3-epimerase, whose amino-acid sequence MSRPLKISASVLAADFTRLGEEVAAVDRAGSDWIHVDIMDGRFVPDISFGPSVVKAIRRSTRKPLNLHLMIVEPERSLQRYRDAGADHLLVQAEPGSTVHLHRVLSQVRELGCRPGVVIDPATPIMWIEHVLHLVDIVLVMTVNPGFGGQAFLPEMLPKIAALRTLARERGLDFHIEVDGGQDADTIRRSTEAGADVIVAGTAIFGALDYAGKIAEMRACAHTSTSPTKG is encoded by the coding sequence GTGAGCCGGCCGCTGAAGATCTCCGCATCGGTGCTGGCGGCCGATTTCACCCGGCTGGGCGAGGAGGTGGCGGCCGTCGATCGCGCGGGATCGGACTGGATCCACGTCGACATCATGGACGGCCGCTTCGTGCCCGACATCTCGTTCGGGCCGAGCGTGGTGAAGGCGATCCGCCGCAGCACGCGCAAGCCGCTGAACCTGCACCTGATGATCGTGGAGCCGGAGCGCTCGCTGCAACGCTATCGCGATGCCGGCGCCGATCACCTGCTGGTGCAGGCCGAGCCCGGATCCACCGTGCATCTGCACCGCGTGCTCAGCCAGGTGCGCGAGCTTGGCTGCCGGCCCGGCGTGGTGATCGATCCGGCGACGCCGATCATGTGGATCGAGCATGTGCTCCACCTCGTCGATATCGTGCTGGTGATGACGGTGAACCCCGGCTTCGGCGGCCAGGCGTTCCTGCCGGAGATGCTGCCCAAGATCGCGGCGCTGCGCACGCTGGCCCGCGAGCGCGGGCTGGACTTCCACATCGAGGTGGACGGCGGGCAGGACGCCGACACGATCCGCCGATCGACCGAGGCCGGCGCGGACGTGATCGTGGCCGGCACCGCCATCTTCGGCGCACTGGATTATGCCGGCAAGATCGCCGAGATGCGGGCCTGCGCCCACACCTCCACTTCTCCCACGAAAGGATAG
- a CDS encoding HAD-IIB family hydrolase: MAKTLIAFDLDGTLAESKQAVDDEMAKLLARLSAVATVAIMSGGDWPQFEQQLVGNLPAASHFDKFYLLPTSGTKLYQYDGSWKRIYADIFSDDERQEIEQALTDAVQEAGFAGDKSWGEKIEDRGSQITFSGLGQEAPLDAKHAWDPDFAKRKLLQKILTPRLPGFAVRVGGSTSIDITRAGVDKGTGMQKLAGIVGIPPEQIIFMGDAVYPGGNDYPVREVGIYTIAVANIGETKRAIEAVLFCLGG; the protein is encoded by the coding sequence TTGGCCAAGACCCTGATCGCGTTCGACCTGGACGGCACGCTTGCCGAGAGCAAGCAGGCGGTGGACGACGAGATGGCGAAGCTGCTCGCCCGCCTCTCCGCCGTGGCCACGGTGGCGATCATGTCCGGCGGCGACTGGCCGCAGTTCGAGCAGCAGCTGGTCGGCAACCTGCCGGCCGCCTCCCACTTCGACAAATTCTACCTGCTGCCGACATCTGGCACGAAGCTGTACCAGTATGACGGCAGCTGGAAGCGCATCTACGCCGACATCTTCAGCGACGACGAGCGCCAGGAGATCGAGCAGGCGCTGACCGACGCGGTGCAGGAAGCGGGCTTCGCCGGCGACAAGAGCTGGGGCGAGAAGATCGAGGATCGCGGCAGCCAGATCACCTTCTCCGGCCTAGGGCAGGAGGCGCCGCTGGACGCCAAGCATGCGTGGGATCCGGATTTCGCCAAGCGCAAGCTGCTGCAGAAGATCCTGACGCCGCGCCTGCCGGGCTTCGCCGTGCGCGTGGGCGGATCCACCTCGATCGACATTACCCGTGCCGGCGTGGACAAGGGCACCGGCATGCAGAAGCTCGCCGGCATCGTGGGCATTCCGCCCGAGCAGATCATCTTCATGGGCGACGCCGTCTATCCCGGCGGCAACGACTATCCCGTGCGCGAGGTGGGCATCTACACGATCGCCGTCGCCAATATCGGCGAGACGAAGCGGGCGATCGAGGCGGTGCTGTTCTGCCTGGGCGGGTGA
- a CDS encoding FAD-dependent oxidoreductase codes for MLKHVLSPIAIGPVTVPNRVARTGHGTGLGGGTMSATLIDYHAARARGGVGLTILELLAVGSSAYPFLRADGMDLIAGYRALMAAVRPHGMRVFQQIGHLGNEIPEADGSPPWSSSDSIGALVGIPAEAMSIAQIDGLVAAYRAAAQGCIDGGLDGVELHMAHGYLVQQFMSPLHNRRTDEYGGSFDNRMRLPLRLLEAVRAMLPAHMALGVRLSSEGLPGGMTPDDVATVAALFQARGLIDFLNLTLGTDYNPHKVIGAMHEPAGYEIEAGQPPRRAVSVPVLVTGRFRTLEEAEQVIAHGEADLVAMTRAHIADPDIVRKTMEGQADDVRPCIGCNHGCIGGLLTVGRIGCTVNVAVGAEATLDEALIAPAAESRRVLVVGGGPAGLEAARVAALRGHEVILAEAAAHLGGAVAIARRAPRRAGIGDIVDWLEREIFRLGVDVRLSTYVQADDVAEIAPDVLIVATGSLPRMDGTQYLSPGRIAAGMERRHVVSSHDLLLEHSNRDWGARAVVYDDVGHYEGVAAAEFLIERGTAVTFVTGRSSFAPALEPSLSADPALERLAKGDFELITYGRLTAVDEAAVTVERRYGGPSRAVEADTVVFVSHNAPNRELLDTVDDPAVRVIPVGDVRSPRFLQTAIREGHLAARGIA; via the coding sequence ATGCTGAAGCATGTCTTGTCACCGATCGCCATCGGCCCCGTCACCGTGCCCAACCGCGTGGCGCGGACCGGCCACGGCACCGGCCTGGGCGGCGGCACGATGAGCGCCACCCTCATCGACTATCATGCCGCGCGGGCGCGCGGCGGCGTCGGCCTGACGATCCTGGAGCTGCTGGCGGTCGGCAGCTCGGCCTACCCGTTCCTGCGGGCGGACGGCATGGACCTGATCGCAGGCTATCGCGCGCTGATGGCGGCGGTGCGGCCGCACGGCATGCGCGTGTTCCAGCAGATCGGCCATCTCGGCAACGAGATCCCGGAGGCGGACGGCAGCCCGCCCTGGTCCTCGTCGGACAGTATCGGCGCGCTCGTCGGCATCCCGGCGGAGGCGATGTCGATCGCGCAGATAGACGGGCTGGTCGCGGCCTATCGCGCGGCGGCGCAGGGCTGCATCGACGGAGGACTGGACGGCGTCGAGCTGCACATGGCGCACGGCTACCTCGTCCAGCAGTTCATGTCGCCGCTGCACAATCGCCGCACCGACGAATATGGCGGCAGCTTCGACAATCGCATGCGCCTGCCGCTGCGCCTGCTGGAGGCGGTGCGGGCGATGCTGCCGGCGCACATGGCGCTTGGCGTGCGGCTGAGTTCGGAAGGGCTGCCAGGCGGCATGACGCCCGACGACGTGGCCACCGTGGCGGCGCTGTTCCAGGCGCGCGGGCTGATCGATTTCCTCAACCTCACGCTCGGCACCGATTACAACCCGCACAAGGTGATCGGCGCGATGCACGAGCCTGCCGGCTACGAGATCGAGGCCGGCCAGCCGCCGCGCCGCGCCGTCTCCGTGCCCGTCCTCGTCACCGGCCGCTTCCGCACGCTGGAGGAGGCGGAGCAGGTGATCGCCCACGGCGAGGCGGACCTCGTCGCCATGACGCGCGCGCACATCGCCGATCCCGATATCGTGCGCAAGACGATGGAGGGCCAGGCGGACGACGTGCGCCCCTGCATCGGCTGCAACCATGGCTGCATCGGCGGGCTGCTCACCGTCGGGCGGATCGGCTGCACCGTGAACGTGGCGGTGGGCGCCGAGGCGACGCTGGACGAGGCGCTGATCGCGCCCGCGGCGGAGAGCCGGCGCGTCCTCGTCGTCGGCGGCGGCCCTGCGGGGCTGGAGGCGGCGCGCGTCGCGGCGCTGCGCGGGCACGAGGTGATCCTGGCGGAGGCGGCGGCCCATCTCGGCGGCGCGGTCGCCATCGCCCGCCGGGCGCCACGCCGCGCCGGCATCGGCGACATCGTCGACTGGCTGGAGCGGGAGATCTTCCGTCTCGGCGTCGACGTGCGGCTGAGCACCTATGTGCAGGCCGACGACGTGGCGGAGATCGCGCCAGACGTGCTGATCGTCGCCACCGGATCGCTGCCGCGGATGGACGGCACGCAATATCTGTCGCCCGGCCGGATCGCGGCGGGCATGGAGCGGCGCCACGTCGTCTCCAGCCACGATCTGCTGCTGGAGCACAGCAACCGCGACTGGGGCGCCCGCGCCGTCGTCTACGACGATGTCGGCCACTATGAGGGCGTCGCCGCCGCCGAGTTCCTGATCGAGCGCGGCACCGCCGTCACCTTCGTCACCGGCCGCTCCAGCTTCGCCCCGGCGCTGGAGCCGAGCCTCTCCGCCGATCCCGCGCTGGAACGGCTGGCGAAGGGCGATTTCGAGCTCATCACCTACGGCCGCCTCACCGCCGTGGACGAGGCCGCCGTCACGGTCGAGCGCCGCTATGGCGGGCCATCGCGCGCGGTGGAGGCGGATACGGTGGTGTTCGTCTCGCACAACGCGCCCAACCGCGAGCTGCTGGACACGGTGGACGATCCGGCCGTGCGCGTCATCCCGGTCGGCGACGTGCGCAGCCCCCGCTTTCTGCAGACCGCGATCCGCGAAGGGCATCTCGCCGCGCGCGGCATCGCGTAG
- a CDS encoding nitroreductase family protein, with protein sequence MSDRSTDTALDPLFLSRWSPRAFDGSAMPEADLRTILDAARWAPSAYNYQPWTLLYARRDDANWERFLGGLVPFNRSWAKDSAMLIYIVSDTLMFGDDPAKAAPSHSHSFDAGAAWAQLALQATMLGYHSHGMVGVDFDAVRTELGVPDRYRIEAAVAIGTRGDPSSLPEGLREREVPSLRKPIEQIAFAGNFPS encoded by the coding sequence ATGTCCGACCGTTCGACCGACACCGCCCTCGACCCCCTGTTCCTCTCGCGGTGGAGCCCGCGCGCGTTCGACGGATCGGCCATGCCGGAAGCCGATCTGCGCACGATCCTGGATGCCGCGCGCTGGGCGCCCTCGGCCTACAACTACCAGCCGTGGACTTTGCTCTACGCGCGGCGCGACGATGCGAACTGGGAGCGCTTCCTGGGCGGGCTGGTGCCGTTCAACCGGAGCTGGGCGAAGGACAGCGCGATGCTGATCTACATCGTCTCCGACACGCTGATGTTCGGCGACGATCCGGCCAAGGCGGCGCCCTCGCACAGCCACAGCTTCGATGCCGGCGCGGCGTGGGCGCAGCTGGCGTTGCAGGCGACGATGCTCGGCTACCATTCGCACGGCATGGTCGGCGTGGATTTCGACGCTGTCCGCACCGAACTGGGCGTGCCGGACCGCTACCGCATCGAGGCGGCGGTGGCGATCGGCACGCGCGGCGATCCGTCGTCGCTGCCCGAGGGCCTGCGCGAGCGCGAGGTGCCGAGCCTGCGCAAGCCGATCGAGCAGATCGCCTTCGCCGGCAACTTCCCGTCCTGA
- a CDS encoding pirin family protein, whose product MIELRPFATLGGENHGWLDARHHFSFANYHDAARTSWGNLRVWNDDAIAPKTGFPPHPHRDMEIVTYVREGAITHRDSLGNVGRTEAGDVQVMSAGTGIRHSEYNMEDVTTRLFQIWILPTRTGEQPGWGARPFPAGDRAGRFVVLASGFADDDDALPIRTDARVVAATLKAGETVDYPLGATRRAYLVPAKGAVEIDGVRVNARDGAAISDLETLRVTAIEDSEIVLVDAA is encoded by the coding sequence ATGATCGAATTGCGCCCCTTCGCCACGCTCGGCGGCGAGAATCATGGCTGGCTGGATGCCAGGCATCATTTCAGCTTCGCCAACTACCACGATGCGGCCCGCACCAGCTGGGGCAATTTGCGCGTGTGGAACGACGACGCGATCGCGCCGAAGACCGGCTTTCCGCCGCACCCGCACCGCGACATGGAGATCGTCACCTACGTGCGCGAGGGCGCGATCACCCATCGCGACAGCCTGGGCAATGTCGGCCGCACGGAGGCGGGCGACGTGCAGGTGATGTCCGCCGGCACCGGCATCCGTCACTCCGAATATAATATGGAGGATGTGACGACGCGGCTGTTCCAGATCTGGATCCTGCCGACCCGCACCGGCGAGCAGCCCGGCTGGGGCGCCCGCCCCTTCCCCGCCGGCGATCGCGCCGGCCGCTTCGTGGTGCTCGCCTCGGGCTTCGCCGACGACGACGACGCGCTGCCGATCCGCACCGATGCGCGGGTGGTCGCCGCGACGCTGAAGGCGGGCGAGACGGTCGACTATCCGCTGGGCGCGACCCGCCGCGCCTATCTGGTGCCGGCCAAGGGCGCGGTGGAGATAGACGGCGTGCGCGTGAACGCCCGCGACGGTGCCGCGATCAGCGACCTGGAGACGCTGCGCGTCACCGCGATCGAGGATAGCGAGATCGTGCTGGTCGACGCCGCCTGA
- a CDS encoding flavin monoamine oxidase family protein, with protein sequence MSVSRRSFLSAVARSGGYGATFATMQALGLLAAGEASALPPLPADQGSGKTVVIIGAGAAGLTAAYELRKAGFAVTVLEANGRVGGRAWAAKSGTKVTFLDGTSQTCGFDEGQWFNMGPARIPSIHRNLLGYCGQLGVPLEVEINTSRSAMMQADALNGGKPVTQRRVVHDTRGYIAELLAKAIDQRALDQMMTRDDADRMRAFLTGFGDLDRSGKYAGGERGGFLVDRGAGPVTSKYNPPLALHELLLADLSKGEFYEEHIDWQATMFQPVGGMDQIWFAFARSLGDIVRLNAPVTEISNTPRGVRVAYKQGGRAQAIEADFCICTLPATQLKKMPGNLAKKTKDAAAALRMVPLYKIGWQAPRFWESEANIYGGISFLKQPVDLVWYPSYGLFSGKGVVVAGFNSEADDDGQLNAFGKLGMAAKIAESRRSVELLHPGRGGMLEHPLFMSWRQIPYFEGAIAVNDGDGPLPYYTLLNEPDGNVWFAGDYLSRLVGWQEGAILSAHRAILGMTTRMKAAA encoded by the coding sequence ATGTCCGTCTCACGCCGCAGCTTCCTGTCCGCCGTCGCCCGCAGCGGCGGTTACGGCGCCACCTTCGCGACGATGCAGGCGCTGGGGCTGCTCGCCGCCGGCGAGGCATCGGCGCTGCCGCCGCTGCCGGCCGATCAGGGCAGCGGCAAGACGGTCGTCATCATCGGCGCGGGCGCCGCCGGCCTCACCGCCGCCTACGAACTGCGCAAGGCGGGCTTCGCCGTGACGGTGCTGGAGGCGAACGGCCGCGTCGGCGGCCGCGCCTGGGCGGCCAAGAGCGGCACGAAGGTGACGTTCCTCGACGGCACGAGCCAGACCTGCGGCTTCGACGAGGGCCAGTGGTTCAACATGGGGCCGGCGCGCATCCCCTCGATCCACCGCAACCTGCTGGGCTATTGCGGCCAGCTGGGCGTGCCGCTGGAGGTGGAGATCAACACCTCCCGATCGGCGATGATGCAGGCGGACGCGCTGAACGGCGGCAAGCCCGTCACCCAGCGCCGCGTGGTGCACGATACGCGCGGCTACATCGCCGAACTGCTGGCCAAGGCGATCGACCAGCGCGCGCTGGACCAGATGATGACGCGCGACGATGCGGACCGGATGCGCGCCTTCCTGACCGGCTTCGGCGATCTCGACAGGAGCGGCAAATATGCGGGCGGCGAGCGCGGCGGCTTCCTCGTCGATCGCGGGGCGGGGCCGGTCACGTCCAAGTACAACCCGCCGCTCGCCCTGCACGAATTGCTGCTGGCCGATCTCTCCAAGGGCGAATTCTACGAGGAGCATATCGACTGGCAGGCGACCATGTTCCAGCCGGTGGGCGGCATGGACCAGATCTGGTTCGCCTTCGCCCGCTCGCTGGGCGACATCGTGCGGCTGAACGCGCCCGTGACCGAGATCAGCAACACGCCGCGCGGCGTGCGCGTGGCCTACAAACAGGGCGGCAGGGCGCAGGCGATCGAGGCCGACTTCTGCATCTGCACGCTGCCGGCCACGCAGCTGAAGAAGATGCCCGGCAACCTGGCGAAGAAGACGAAGGATGCGGCCGCCGCGCTGCGGATGGTGCCGCTCTACAAGATCGGCTGGCAGGCGCCGCGTTTCTGGGAATCAGAAGCGAACATCTATGGTGGCATCAGCTTCCTGAAGCAGCCGGTCGATCTCGTCTGGTATCCGAGCTACGGATTGTTCAGCGGCAAGGGCGTGGTCGTCGCCGGCTTCAACAGCGAGGCGGACGATGACGGCCAGCTTAACGCGTTCGGCAAGCTGGGCATGGCGGCCAAGATCGCCGAATCGCGGCGGTCGGTGGAGCTGCTGCATCCCGGCCGCGGCGGGATGCTGGAACATCCGCTGTTCATGAGCTGGCGGCAGATCCCCTATTTCGAGGGCGCGATCGCGGTGAACGACGGCGACGGGCCGCTGCCTTACTATACCCTGCTGAACGAGCCGGACGGCAACGTCTGGTTCGCCGGCGACTATCTCTCGCGGCTGGTGGGCTGGCAGGAGGGCGCGATCCTCTCCGCCCACCGCGCGATCCTCGGCATGACGACGCGGATGAAGGCGGCGGCCTAG
- a CDS encoding UdgX family uracil-DNA binding protein (This protein belongs to the uracil DNA glycosylase superfamily, members of which act in excision repair of DNA. However, it belongs more specifically to UdgX branch, whose founding member was found to bind uracil in DNA (where it does not belong), without cleaving it, appears to promote DNA repair by a pathway involving RecA, rather than base excision.), protein MRTVHLAAPDDFDGWRDAARALALARVPPEEIVWHAGDGAPDLFADEAVLDTAVEGAFSVPRAFVALARDAVCHADAERFALLYAMLLRLRDQPRLIEDHADPLLRRIEELAKAVRRDVHKMRAFLRFRELEEGDQPRFVAWFEPEHHIVRINAAFFVRRFATMRWSILTPELSLHWDGATLSEAPGASKADAPAGDPLEETWKTYYASIFNPARVKIGAMLKEMPKKYWKNMPETALVPQLIAGAQARESGMIAKSDLKVADAVAAEPPADVGGNSRLAWEALREEAAACTRCHLYKHATQTVFGEGPIDATLMFVGEQPGDQEDLAGKPFVGPAGQMFDRALAQAGVDRGTVYVTNAVKHFKFEQRGKRRIHAKPQGPEIEACRWWIEQERVLIRPPLTVALGATAARSLLGKVVTISGARGRPHVLQDGGEAWVTVHPSYLLRIPEREKAEEEYARFVADLRAAGARAKELA, encoded by the coding sequence ATGCGCACCGTCCACCTCGCCGCCCCAGACGATTTCGACGGCTGGCGCGATGCCGCCCGCGCCCTCGCCCTCGCGCGCGTGCCGCCGGAGGAGATCGTCTGGCACGCGGGCGACGGCGCGCCGGACCTGTTCGCCGACGAGGCGGTGCTCGACACCGCGGTGGAGGGCGCCTTCTCCGTGCCGCGCGCCTTCGTCGCCCTCGCGCGCGATGCCGTGTGCCATGCCGATGCGGAGCGGTTCGCTCTGCTCTACGCGATGCTGCTGCGGCTGCGCGATCAGCCGCGCCTGATCGAGGATCATGCCGATCCACTGCTCCGCCGCATCGAGGAGCTGGCGAAGGCGGTGCGCCGCGACGTGCACAAGATGCGCGCCTTCCTCCGCTTCCGCGAGCTGGAAGAGGGCGACCAGCCGCGCTTCGTCGCCTGGTTCGAGCCCGAGCATCATATCGTCCGCATCAACGCCGCCTTCTTCGTCCGCCGCTTCGCCACGATGCGCTGGTCGATCCTGACGCCCGAACTGTCGCTGCACTGGGACGGCGCGACGCTGAGCGAGGCGCCGGGCGCCAGCAAGGCCGATGCGCCGGCCGGCGACCCGCTGGAGGAGACGTGGAAGACCTACTACGCCTCCATCTTCAACCCGGCACGCGTGAAGATCGGCGCGATGCTGAAGGAGATGCCGAAGAAATACTGGAAAAACATGCCGGAAACGGCGTTGGTCCCGCAACTGATAGCAGGCGCGCAGGCGCGGGAGAGCGGCATGATCGCGAAGTCGGACCTCAAGGTGGCGGATGCCGTGGCGGCTGAACCGCCCGCCGATGTGGGTGGCAACAGCCGCCTCGCATGGGAGGCGCTGCGCGAGGAGGCGGCCGCCTGCACCCGCTGCCACCTCTACAAGCACGCCACGCAGACGGTGTTCGGCGAAGGGCCGATCGATGCCACACTGATGTTCGTCGGCGAGCAGCCGGGCGATCAGGAGGATCTCGCCGGCAAGCCGTTCGTCGGTCCCGCCGGGCAGATGTTCGATCGCGCGCTGGCCCAGGCCGGGGTCGATCGCGGCACCGTCTACGTCACCAACGCGGTCAAGCATTTCAAGTTCGAGCAGCGGGGCAAGCGCCGCATCCACGCCAAGCCGCAGGGGCCGGAGATCGAGGCGTGCCGCTGGTGGATCGAGCAGGAACGCGTGCTGATCCGACCGCCGCTCACGGTGGCGCTGGGCGCCACGGCCGCCCGCTCGCTGCTGGGCAAGGTGGTGACGATCAGCGGCGCGCGGGGCCGCCCGCACGTGCTGCAGGATGGCGGCGAGGCGTGGGTGACGGTCCACCCCAGCTACCTGCTGCGCATCCCCGAACGCGAGAAGGCGGAGGAGGAATATGCCCGCTTCGTGGCCGACCTGAGAGCCGCCGGCGCCCGCGCGAAGGAACTCGCCTGA
- a CDS encoding putative DNA modification/repair radical SAM protein, translating to MAQLDTREKLAILADAAKYDASCASSGTAKRSSAGETSGIGSTEGMGICHAYAPDGRCISLLKILLTNSCIFDCHYCINRKSSNVRRARFTAEEVVNLTLAFYRRNYIEGLFLSSGIIRSSNYTMEQIVEVARSLREDHGFRGYIHLKTIPDADPELIHQAGLHADRISINVELPTEQGLKRLAPEKSVEGIAGAMGDIKAAIEDKTDAKRRFKSAPRFAPAGQSTQMIVGADSANDGEIVTRASGLYDRFKLRRVYYSAFSPIPDASAILPLQRPPLMREHRLYQSDWLMRFYGFAPKEVVAATGADGMLPLDIDPKMAWALKFRENFPVDVNRASKEMLLRVPGLGIKAVNAILLSRRWRTLRLDDIARLTVSVARLRPFITAADWTPGGLIDRVDLKARIAPPAKQMELFAA from the coding sequence ATGGCGCAGCTCGATACACGCGAAAAGCTGGCGATCCTGGCCGATGCCGCCAAATATGATGCGTCCTGCGCGTCGTCCGGCACCGCCAAGCGCAGCAGCGCGGGCGAGACCAGCGGCATCGGATCGACCGAGGGCATGGGCATCTGCCACGCCTACGCACCCGATGGCCGCTGCATCTCGCTGCTGAAGATCCTGCTGACGAACAGCTGCATCTTCGACTGCCACTATTGCATCAACCGCAAGAGCTCCAACGTGCGCCGCGCGCGCTTCACTGCCGAGGAGGTGGTGAACCTCACCCTCGCATTCTACCGGCGCAACTATATCGAGGGGCTGTTCCTCTCCTCCGGCATCATCCGCTCGTCCAACTACACGATGGAGCAGATCGTCGAGGTGGCGCGATCGTTGCGCGAGGATCACGGCTTTCGCGGCTACATTCACCTCAAGACGATTCCCGACGCCGATCCGGAGCTGATCCACCAGGCCGGGCTGCACGCCGATCGTATATCGATCAACGTGGAGCTACCGACCGAGCAGGGGTTGAAGCGCCTCGCGCCCGAGAAGTCCGTTGAAGGCATCGCCGGTGCGATGGGCGACATCAAGGCGGCGATCGAGGACAAGACGGATGCGAAGCGGCGGTTCAAGTCCGCCCCCCGCTTCGCGCCCGCCGGCCAGTCCACCCAGATGATCGTCGGCGCGGACAGCGCGAACGACGGCGAGATCGTCACCCGCGCCAGCGGCCTCTACGATCGCTTCAAGCTGCGCCGGGTCTATTATTCGGCGTTCAGCCCCATTCCGGATGCGAGCGCGATCCTGCCGCTCCAGCGCCCGCCGCTGATGCGCGAGCATCGCCTCTACCAGTCGGACTGGCTGATGCGCTTCTACGGCTTCGCGCCGAAGGAGGTCGTCGCCGCCACCGGAGCGGACGGCATGCTGCCGCTCGACATCGACCCGAAAATGGCCTGGGCGCTCAAGTTTCGCGAGAATTTCCCCGTCGACGTCAATCGCGCGTCGAAGGAGATGCTGCTGCGCGTGCCGGGCCTCGGCATCAAGGCGGTGAACGCGATCCTGCTCTCGCGGCGCTGGCGCACGCTGCGACTCGACGATATCGCCCGCCTCACCGTCTCCGTCGCCAGGCTGCGCCCCTTCATCACCGCGGCGGACTGGACACCCGGCGGGCTGATCGACCGGGTGGACCTGAAGGCGCGCATCGCCCCGCCGGCCAAGCAGATGGAGCTGTTCGCCGCGTAG
- a CDS encoding peptide MFS transporter, protein MTGDPAAPPLPPATFFGQPRGLAYLAFTEAWERFSYYGMTALLTLYMIGQLLLPGHVEHIAGFAAFRGAVERLTGPLSNQALASQVFGLYSGFVYFTPVLGGWLADRFIGRRAAIVSGALLMSGGHVAMAFDRSFLLALLLLIVGCGLLKGNISAQVGELYRRDDEAGRTRGFAIFSMAVNFGAVAGPVACGFLADRYGWHVGFGAAAVLMLCGLLTYLAGIRHLPGDRQPSRAAAPAAPLTRAEWRRVAALTAVMGITIFQSIAYYQISNVGLVWIEGNVDLALAGFRVPVPWFSAVDPFFSIVGVPALFALWRRQAAHRGEPGDLAKIGIGAAIAAASNLVLAVAALVGGRVGLIWPLAYCAGLGIAFLYYWPTLLALVAGAAPKRLVSTLMGCAFLSLFVGNTVIGWIGGYYERMGHAAFWAMHAAIAATGAVLILLFGRRLGHVLSSR, encoded by the coding sequence ATGACGGGCGATCCCGCCGCGCCGCCGCTGCCGCCCGCCACCTTCTTCGGCCAGCCCCGCGGCCTTGCCTATCTGGCCTTCACCGAGGCGTGGGAGCGTTTCTCTTATTATGGCATGACGGCGCTGCTGACGCTCTACATGATCGGCCAGCTGCTGCTGCCCGGCCATGTCGAGCATATCGCCGGCTTCGCCGCCTTTCGCGGCGCGGTGGAGCGGCTGACCGGCCCGCTCTCCAACCAGGCGCTCGCCTCGCAGGTGTTCGGCCTCTACTCGGGCTTCGTCTACTTCACGCCGGTGCTCGGCGGGTGGCTGGCGGATCGCTTCATCGGCCGCCGCGCCGCGATCGTGTCGGGTGCCCTGCTGATGAGCGGCGGCCATGTCGCCATGGCGTTCGACCGGAGCTTCCTGCTCGCCCTGCTCCTGCTGATCGTCGGCTGCGGGCTGCTAAAAGGCAATATCTCGGCGCAGGTGGGCGAACTCTACCGCCGCGACGACGAGGCCGGGCGCACGCGCGGCTTCGCCATCTTCAGCATGGCGGTCAATTTCGGCGCGGTGGCCGGCCCGGTCGCCTGCGGCTTCCTCGCCGATCGCTATGGCTGGCACGTCGGCTTCGGCGCGGCGGCGGTGCTGATGCTGTGCGGCCTGCTCACCTATCTCGCCGGCATCCGCCACCTGCCCGGCGATCGCCAGCCCAGCCGCGCGGCCGCGCCCGCCGCACCGCTGACGCGTGCGGAATGGCGGCGGGTCGCGGCCCTAACTGCCGTGATGGGCATCACGATCTTCCAGTCGATCGCTTACTATCAGATATCGAACGTCGGCCTCGTCTGGATCGAGGGCAATGTCGATCTCGCCTTGGCCGGCTTCCGCGTGCCGGTGCCGTGGTTCAGCGCCGTCGATCCGTTTTTCAGCATCGTCGGCGTGCCGGCGCTGTTCGCCCTGTGGCGCCGGCAGGCGGCGCACCGCGGGGAGCCGGGCGATCTCGCGAAGATCGGCATCGGTGCCGCCATCGCCGCCGCCAGCAATCTGGTGCTCGCCGTCGCGGCGCTGGTCGGCGGGCGCGTCGGCCTGATCTGGCCGCTCGCTTACTGCGCTGGCCTTGGCATCGCCTTCCTCTATTACTGGCCCACGCTGCTCGCCCTAGTCGCCGGCGCCGCCCCTAAGCGGCTCGTTTCCACCCTGATGGGCTGCGCCTTCCTCTCGCTCTTCGTCGGCAACACCGTCATCGGCTGGATCGGCGGCTATTATGAGCGGATGGGCCACGCCGCCTTCTGGGCCATGCACGCCGCGATCGCGGCGACGGGCGCCGTGCTGATCCTGCTGTTCGGCCGCCGCCTGGGCCATGTCCTTTCGAGCCGCTGA